A region of Anolis sagrei isolate rAnoSag1 chromosome 2, rAnoSag1.mat, whole genome shotgun sequence DNA encodes the following proteins:
- the MRPL22 gene encoding large ribosomal subunit protein uL22m isoform X2 — protein sequence MWYLAKLIRGMTIDEALAQLEFSDKKGAKVIKEVLLEAQEMAVRKYNVEFKSNLHIAESFSGKGHYLKRIRYHGKGFFGIMDKVKCHYFVKLVEGPPPPPEPPKTGFDQAKEYVQQLRNRTITNTL from the exons ATGTGGTACCTGGCAAAATTG ATACGTGGAATGACCATTGATGAGGCACTAGCTCAGCTGGAATTCAGTGATAAAAAAGGAGCAAAAGTAATCAAAGAG GTCCTTCTGGAAGCCCAAGAAATGGCAGTGAGAAAATATAATGTAGAGTTCAAATCCAACTTACACATTG CTGAATCTTTCTCTGGAAAAGGCCACTACTTGAAAAGGATCCGCTATCATGGGAAAGGGTTTTTTGGCATTATGGACAAAGTCAAGTGTCATTACTTTGTGAAATTGGTAGAAGgtccacctccacctccagaaCCACCAAAGACTGGCTTTGATCAAGCTAAGGAGTATGTTCAGCAGCTTCGTAACCGAACCATTACTAACACACTGTAA